Proteins from one Toxotes jaculatrix isolate fToxJac2 chromosome 13, fToxJac2.pri, whole genome shotgun sequence genomic window:
- the tril gene encoding TLR4 interactor with leucine rich repeats — translation MDTGSFLAGICLFLLSLSGFVSSSPATSFCPDRCDCQHSQHIMCTNRGLRAVPKPAMRVPEEVLIFSLGGNFISNISAFDFTRYSDLVRLNLQYNQIQTIHPKAFEKLSKLEELYLGHNLLSNVPAGTLQPLKKLTILYGNNNDIKKITPELFTNLDNLVKLRLDGNSIEALQDSVFKSLTSLHYLHLESNKLQHIHRNAFSKLANLRFLNLAHNKQSAVRSVLTFSQLRALTTLLLSENEIQYIGNHVFQNLKKLSKLSLSNNRISRLESGALKGLSSLRELLIDGNGLEEIPAGLLDPLDRIEELDFSRNRISNVDSLAFSQLKHLKVLKLKNNFLTSLSGDIFALNNLLYDLDLHGNNWTCDCRLEELRRWMTHAHSQGKLLTVFVQCHHPATLRGKYLDYVNSSQLQPLGNWTHLCRSQAGPEESRGGGVLVKKGKEITDAIKQEERGGGGQVEETEGVGLRQGNRDGVMLRKDAEKWKREGQEEVGIQGDQGGPEVAEPSLSLERKKPKKESLSTRSRPAAEATGKRAKGRRRSNVISRTEPPAFSTPSHRNSTDLSTVLTTSSPVQSGEKFDLLRSDQEDSLPVITDPCVFNRHFITNVSVDQVTSSTVTVYWTTRDHHRYTPGLGPGLDEVHYRILFDRFGAPDRFPRYVYARGTARSVTLRELSSDLTYMVCVEGVVGGSVCQVAPRDHCAGLVTLPDVFSRGGTLTSDLQLVTVATLAGNAVLLLVIGGVWLGRSLKRRLQRRKSAVHVRHMYSTRRPFRPTMATASVSTDFTSYQSSRPARLAPLEEGDLIEFPCDRFLDNSSVRRDSDMQRFSD, via the coding sequence ATGGATACCGGCAGTTTCCTGGCAGGGATATGCCTTTTCCTGCTGTCGCTCAGCGGGTTCGTCTCTTCCTCTCCGGCGACAAGCTTTTGTCCCGACCGCTGCGACTGTCAGCACTCGCAGCACATAATGTGCACCAACCGCGGGTTGCGCGCTGTGCCCAAACCCGCCATGCGGGTGCCCGAGGAGGTGCTGATCTTCAGCCTCGGGGGAAACTTCATCAGTAACATCTCTGCCTTCGACTTCACGCGGTACAGTGACCTTGTAAGGTTAAATTTACAGTACAATCAAATACAAACTATTCACCCCAAGGCATTTGAGAAACTCTCCAAGCTAGAGGAGCTGTACTTGGGACATAATCTTTTATCAAATGTACCTGCTGGAACTTTACAGCCCTTGAAGAAATTAACTATTCTCTATGGAAATAATAATGACATCAAGAAAATTACACCGGAGCTCTTTACCAACTTGGATAACCTCGTTAAATTGCGTCTGGATGGCAACTCAATAGAAGCTCTGCAGGactctgtttttaaaagtttgacCAGTCTACATTATCTCCATCTGGAATCcaacaaactgcagcacattCACAGAAACGCTTTCTCTAAACTCGCCAACCTGCGCTTTCTAAACCTGGCCCACAACAAGCAGTCTGCCGTGCGCAGCGTCCTCACTTTTTCCCAACTCAGAGCTTTGACAACTTTGCTgctgtctgaaaatgaaattcaatACATTGGAAACCACGTCTTCCAAAATCTGAAAAAGCTGTCCAAACTGTCCCTGAGCAACAACAGAATCTCACGTCTGGAGAGCGGGGCTCTGAAGGGGCTGTCCAGCCTCAGAGAGCTTCTGATTGACGGTAACGGACTGGAGGAAATCCCCGCCGGTCTCCTCGACCCTCTGGACCGCATCGAGGAGCTCGACTTCAGTCGTAACCGGATTTCCAACGTGGACTCTCTGGCCTTTTCGCAACTTAAACATCTAAAGGTGCTGAAGCTGAAGAACAACTTTCTCACCAGTCTGTCTGGTGACATTTTCGCCCTTAACAACTTGCTTTACGACCTGGATCTCCATGGCAACAATTGGACGTGCGACTGCCgcctggaggagctgaggagatGGATGACACATGCGCATTCTCAGGGCAAACTGTTGACTGTGTTTGTGCAATGCCATCACCCTGCAACTCTGAGAGGGAAATATCTGGACTATGTGAACAGCTCCCAGCTGCAGCCCCTTGGGAACTGGACCCACTTGTGTAGGAGCCAAGCTGGGCCTGAGGAGAGCCGGGGAGGGGGTGTACTGGTAAAGAAGGGAAAAGAGATAACAGATGCAAtaaagcaggaggagagaggtgggggaggcCAAGTGGAAGAGACAGAAGGTGTAGGTTTAAGACAGGGAAACAGGGATGGGGTGATGCTGAGGAAAGATGCAGAAAAGtggaaaagagagggacagGAAGAGGTGGGAATCCAAGGAGACCAGGGGGGTCCAGAGGTGGCAGAACCCTCTCTGTCattggaaagaaagaaaccaaaGAAGGAGTCCCTCAGTACAAGGTCACGACCTGCCGCAGAGGCCACTGGGAAACGTGCAAAAGGGCGACGCAGGTCAAATGTAATTTCCAGAACGGAACCACCAGCCTTTTCCACACCAAGTCACAGAAACTCCACGGATTTAAGCACAGTGCTCACCACATCTTCTCCTGTACAGTCAGGAGAAAAGTTTGATCTCCTGAGATCAGATCAGGAAGATTCTCTACCTGTAATCACAGATCCATGTGTGTTCAACCGCCATTTCATCACTAATGTTTCAGTGGATCAAGTGACATCCAGTACTGTCACCGTCTACTGGACCACAAGGGATCATCACCGCTACACACCAGGACTTGGGCCAGGCCTGGATGAAGTCCACTACAGGATTCTGTTTGACCGCTTTGGCGCCCCAGATCGTTTCCCCCGTTACGTTTATGCCCGTGGAACAGCTCGCTCTGTAACCCTTCGAGAACTCAGCTCAGATCTGACCTACATGGTCTGTGTGGAAGGAGTAGTTGGAGGCTCTGTCTGCCAAGTCGCCCCTCGTGACCACTGTGCAGGACTGGTCACTCTCCCAGATGTGTTCAGTCGTGGAGGCacgctgacctctgacctccagctGGTGACGGTGGCGACACTGGCTGGCAACGCTGTACTGCTGCTTGTCATTGGTGGAGTCTGGCTGGGGCGGAGTTtgaagaggaggctgcagaggaggaagtcGGCCGTGCACGTGCGCCACATGTACTCCACCAGGCGACCGTTCCGTCCCACCATGGCGACTGCCTCCGTGTCCACTGACTTCACCAGCTACCAAAGCAGTCGTCCAGCACGACTCGCACCACTAGAGGAGGGGGATCTCATTGAGTTCCCTTGTGACCGCTTTCTGGACAACAGCAGTGTTCGCAGAGACAGTGACATGCAGAGATTCTCTGACTAG
- the LOC121192015 gene encoding oxysterol-binding protein-related protein 3-like, producing the protein MTSPSPTHSDSSGSSKHDSNQDSWEIVEGLRGVPANMQEPDRQEGFLLKRRKWPMKGWHKRYFLLEKGILKYAKRGSDLKKGKLHGCIDVGLSVMSIKKKAMCIDLDTEDNIYHLKVKSPELFEEWVSKLRHHRVFRQNEIAMYPHERHLFHPHASSSPSLSDSLRKRATLTKQASVHQAKVSSWLHSSEDMDKCCKDLEECESYLLELNLLLKSMEDLHRTYSAPAISALQASTYDIPKKEKRPRRWRSKNSGKEPKATLQIPSCISSKSPRLHASNPNLSTTETNTQEVCPESPDSPTDVSRLQEDFCRLASNIHTSLKSAFSSLVAERDRLRHTIDMQGPQPVQVLGLKTAYASECPSSSHSLVHQTSNDSRASIPESISEFFDAQEYLLSSSSSENEVSDDDSYISDVSDSVSMDTCSNEGGSERHNSVSSVLTLTRRRSTLPSPSPTSSVSLWNILRNNIGKDLSKVAMPVQLNEPINTLQRLCEELEYSELLDTANQTQDPYQRMVYVATFAISAYASTYYRAGSKPFNPVLGETYECDRPDKGFRFISEQVSHHPPVSACHSDSRNFTFWQDVRWKNKFWGKSMEIVPMGTTHVTLPAFGDHYEWNKVTSCIHNILSGQRWIEHYGEMAIKNTNSDVCQCKVTFVKAKSWSSTVNEIEGVVTDSNGKVVHSIFGKWNESVFQGDPPSATCIWRANPMPVDQEQYYGFTQFAVELNELDSTLRPLLPPTDTRFRPDQRLLEEGNPEGAEEQKQRIEQLQRERRKVLQDNNMTHQPRFFRKSKDDTWVSNNTYWELRRDPSFSKMDFPVLW; encoded by the exons ATGACGTCGCCGTCGCCcactcacagtgacagcagcgGCTCCTCTAAGCATGACAGCaaccag GACAGCTGGGAGATTGTGGAGGGGCTCAGGGGGGTTCCTGCCAACATGCAGGAGCCTGACAGGCAGGAGGGGTTCCTGctaaagaggaggaagtggccCATGAAGGGATGGCATAAG CGATACTTTCTGTTGGAGAAAGGCATCCTGAAGTATGCAAAGCGTGGAAGTGAT CTGAAGAAGGGGAAGCTTCACGGCTGCATAGACGTCGGCCTCTCCGTCATGTCAATCAAGAAGAAAGCCATGTGCATTGACCTGGACACAGAGGATAACATCTATCACCTGAAG GTGAAGTCTCCAGAGCTGTTTGAGGAGTGGGTGTCAAAGCTGCGTCATCACCGCGTGTTTCGGCAGAACGAGATTGCCATGTATCCCCACGAGAGGCACCTCTTCCACCCCCACGCctcatcctccccctccctcagtGACTCTCTGAGAAAA AGGGCCACTCTTACCAAGCAGGCGTCAGTCCACCAGGCTAAGGTCAGTTCTTGGCTCCATTCCTCAGAAGACATGGACAAGTGCTGCAAAG ACTTGGAGGAATGTGAATCGTACCTGCTGGAACTCAACCTGCTGCTGAAGAGCATGGAGGACCTCCACCGCACATACTCGGCTCCAGCCATCAGCGCACTACAA GCATCTACTTATGACATCCccaaaaaagagaagaggccGAGGAGGTGGCGATCCAAAAACAGTGGCAAAGAACCCAAAGCCACACTACAG ATCCCAAGCTGCATCTCCTCCAAGTCCCCTCGTCTTCACGCCTCCAACCCTAACCTCTCCACCACTGAGACCAACACCCAGGAGGTCTGTCCTGAATCCCCAGACTCACCTACAGATGTGTCCCGTCTACAGGAGGACTTCTGCAGGCTGGCCAGTAACA TCCACACCAGTCTGAAATCAGCCTTTAGTTCCCTGGtagcagaaagagacagactgaggcACACCATCGACATGCAGGGCCCCCAGCCAGTGCAGGTCCTTGGCTTAAAGACTGCCTATGCCTCA GAATGTCCCAGCAGCTCCCACTCCTTGGTCCACCAGACATCCAACGATAGCAGAGCGTCTATCCCAGAGTCGATATCAGAGTTCTTTGACGCTCAGGAGTACCttctctcatcttcctcctctgagaACGAG GTGTCCGACGATGACTCGTACATCAGTGATGTCAGTGACAGTGTCTCCATGGATACCTGCAGCAACGAGGGAGGCAGCGAGAGACACAACTCTG TCAGCAGCGTGTTGACCCTGACTCGTCGGCGCTCCACGCTGCCCTCTCCCAGCCCCACCAGCAGCGTGAGCCTGTGGAACATCCTGAGGAACAACATCGGAAAGGACCTATCCAAGGTGGCCATGCCAGTACAGCTCAATGAGCCAATCAACACCCTGCAGAGGCTGTGTGAGGAGCTGGAGTACAGCGAGCTGCTGGACACTGCAAACCAGACCCAAGACCCTTACCAACGCATG GTGTATGTTGCTACGTTTGCAATATCGGCCTACGCATCCACCTACTATCGAGCAGGAAGCAAACCCTTTAACCCTGTCCTGGGAGAGACGTATGAATGTGACAGACCTGATAAGGGCTTCAGGTTTATATCTGAACAG GTGAGTCATCACCCACCTGTGTCAGCATGTCACTCTGATTCAAGGAACTTCACCTTTTGGCAAG atGTCCgatggaaaaataaattctgGGGCAAATCCATGGAAATTGTTCCCATGGGAACAACACACGTCACACTACCTGC CTTTGGGGACCACTACGAATGGAACAAAGTGACGTCCTGCATCCACAACATCCTGAGTGGCCAGCGCTGGATCGAACACTATGGAGAGATGGCCATCAAAAATACCAACAGTGACGTCTGCCAGTGTAAAGTTACTTTTGTCAAG GCAAAATCATGGAGCTCTACTGTGAACGAGATAGAAGGCGTGGTGACAGATTCGAATGGAAAAGTTGTGCACTCcatttttggaaaatggaaCGAGTCTGTGTTCCAAGGAGACCCGCCTTCTGCCACGTGCATCTGGAGAGCAA acCCCATGCCCGTGGACCAAGAGCAGTACTATGGCTTCACCCAGTTTGCAGTGGAGTTGAATGAGCTGGACTCCACCCTTAGACCACTGCTGCCCCCCACAGACACACGCTTCAGGCCGGACCAGAG GCTGCTGGAGGAGGGGAACCCAGAAGGAGCCgaggagcagaaacagaggaTAGAGCAGctccagagggagaggaggaaagtgcTGCAGGACAACAACATGACACACCAGCCACGCTTTTTCAG GAAGTCTAAGGATGACACATGGGTGAGCAACAACACGTACTGGGAGCTGCGTAGAGACCCCAGCTTCAGCAAAATGGACTTCCCTGTGTTATGGTGA